In bacterium, one genomic interval encodes:
- a CDS encoding RNA-binding protein, with translation MPKRLYVGNLPFSATEESIRQAFSAHGEVTNVAMIMDRETGRPRGFGFVEMDDAGADAAIVALNGTNFGGRTLRVNEAQPRPEGGGGGGGGFRERRPRRGGMGE, from the coding sequence ATGCCGAAGAGACTTTACGTGGGCAATCTGCCGTTTAGTGCGACTGAGGAGTCAATTCGTCAGGCGTTTTCGGCGCACGGCGAAGTCACCAATGTAGCCATGATCATGGACCGTGAGACGGGTCGTCCGCGCGGTTTTGGCTTCGTTGAAATGGACGATGCGGGTGCTGATGCGGCGATCGTGGCCTTGAACGGTACCAATTTTGGTGGCCGTACGCTACGGGTGAACGAAGCTCAACCGCGCCCCGAAGGTGGCGGAGGCGGTGGCGGTGGATTCCGTGAGCGTCGTCCGCGTCGCGGTGGCATGGGCGAGTAA